The following proteins are encoded in a genomic region of Nicotiana sylvestris chromosome 4, ASM39365v2, whole genome shotgun sequence:
- the LOC104225881 gene encoding protein WHAT'S THIS FACTOR 1 homolog, chloroplastic, translated as MSIWRLLWTKSTTTAISSISKTSTSPNSTFSQFRQLSTSFLVTKIPKKFRKKRKKKDFPRTKLVQTQPNIIPYFENILVRDTHFRFLTKTKEFLSKQPHHVLRLDDAGKLHQQLGFPRGRKIVRSLQRHPSIFEIYRHTDGKMWFGFTDFMEQLLEEESCVMNQMENDRVNVVRKLLMMSKDKRIPLSKIYHNRLLFGIPEDLRDRIGKYEDYFKVFVEEDGRRVVELVNWDPTLAVSALEKEYMVDEDKVKRAFKFPIKHGKALDLDEGDERKLNLLYTLPLVSPYSNGSKLDLWTVEAEKFRVGLIHEFLSLTLEKRAYIHNLVEFKDEFCLTKHTYQMLLKQPRTFYLAGTEMNWCVFLKDGYGEDGVLLNKDPQVLFNEKLYGYAGMKVLEPTSLVNET; from the coding sequence ATGTCAATTTGGCGTCTCCTTTGGACCAAATCTACCACCACCGCCATTTCTTCCATTTCCAAAACCTCAACTTCCCCAAACTCCACTTTCTCTCAATTCAGACAACTTTCCACCTCTTTCCTCGTCACTAAAATCCCCAAAAAATTCCGAAAGAAACGCAAGAAAAAGGACTTCCCACGTACCAAACTGGTCCAAACTCAACCAAACATCATCCCCTACTTCGAAAACATCCTCGTACGCGATACCCATTTCAGATTCCTCACTAAAACCAAAGAATTCCTGTCCAAACAACCCCATCATGTCCTTCGCCTTGACGATGCTGGAAAACTTCACCAGCAGCTGGGGTTCCCACGTGGCCGCAAGATTGTCCGTTCCCTCCAACGCCACCCTTCAATCTTCGAAATTTATCGACATACTGATGGTAAGATGTGGTTTGGTTTCACTGATTTTATGGAACAATTGTTGGAAGAAGAATCTTGTGTAATGAATCAAATGGAAAATGATAGAGTTAATGTTGTTAGGAAATTGTTAATGATGTCGAAAGACAAGAGGATTCCCTTGAGTAAAATTTATCATAATAGGCTTTTATTTGGTATACCTGAAGATCTTAGGGATAGGATAGGGAAGTACGAGGATTATTTTAAGGTTTTTGTTGAGGAAGATGGGAGAAGGGTAGTTGAGCTTGTGAATTGGGATCCTACATTGGCGGTGAGCGCGTTGGAGAAGGAGTATATGGTTGACGAGGATAAGGTGAAGAGGGCGTTTAAGTTTCCAATTAAACATGGCAAGGCATTGGATTTGGATGAAGGCGATGAGAGGAAGTTGAACTTGTTGTATACGTTGCCTTTGGTTTCGCCTTATTCTAATGGAAGCAAGTTGGATTTGTGGACTGTGGAGGCTGAGAAGTTTAGGGTTGGATTGATTCATGAGTTCTTGAGCTTGACGTTGGAGAAGAGAGCCTATATACATAATCTTGTGGAGTTCAAGGATGAGTTTTGTCTTACAAAGCATACTTATCAGATGCTCTTGAAACAGCCGCGGACGTTTTACTTGGCTGGTACGGAAATGAATTGGTGTGTCTTTCTAAAGGATGGGTATGGGGAAGATGGGGTTTTGCTAAATAAGGATCCTCAGGTGCTGTTCAATGAGAAACTGTATGGATATGCTGGCATGAAAGTGTTGGAGCCAACCAGTCTTGTCAATGAGACATGA